One Vibrio tapetis subsp. tapetis DNA segment encodes these proteins:
- the traD gene encoding type IV conjugative transfer system coupling protein TraD, protein MPRPTRAKGNHFTRSGQITFHSIRMFFQVNNTLVTAAIWSVIALTGLMTWLRAPDNAFWSIFYYWRNRLYASLGHDLNSEVTTLWSGKRYVGTLASQLNNTQLINLYDEVIQQIQINFLLTIGLIFVLWMLAMRFFRRQGEKQSEDFHVRGYQYAEPKRLTQDLKLRAKKLKKQGVGNGRISDFKVDGLALFKHEFEVQHLLADGTTGAGKSVLLRKLLTWIRKRGDKAIVYDKGCTFTSKFFDPSQDTLLNPFDERCANWDVWCDAKDAPDFENIANALIPQHGEGDPFWVDSARTIFSSAAYQMSQDDKPCSTARLLSLILTSELETLGNFLQGTESASLVSKDIKKTAISIKSVLATYIKSLRFLDGLDDKDAKGKHKRKPFSITDWVQDDKQKGFLFLSSNAQQHPSLRPLISTWLTIASNAILGLKADDNRRIWVIMDEMPSLHKLPELDNIISEVRKFGGCYVIGLQSYAQLVKTYGKNTADVIFDLLNTRFYFRAPSAQMAQISSKDLGEQEVDVSRENISYGANALRDGVSIGHQTVTRPVVSSSEIQAMDDLQCYLRVPGSSFITQLDLHFDKRRDVTPAFIKRDYTFSPAMIRAYQEAVYCECVAPGLFLSEEDRDVLAKRQSKQFDTPEEMTLETDQIKAATQSDAVKHLASEEAAKLNAESDYQERAQAELEESTISQDIEITDAYD, encoded by the coding sequence ATGCCTAGACCCACGCGAGCCAAAGGGAATCACTTTACCCGTAGCGGACAAATTACCTTTCACTCCATTCGGATGTTCTTCCAAGTCAACAACACCTTAGTCACCGCCGCCATTTGGTCGGTGATTGCCTTAACCGGCTTGATGACCTGGCTCAGAGCGCCGGATAACGCCTTTTGGTCCATCTTCTATTACTGGCGTAATCGGCTTTATGCCAGTTTAGGCCACGACCTCAACAGCGAAGTCACCACCCTATGGAGTGGGAAGCGCTACGTCGGCACGCTTGCCTCTCAATTGAACAACACCCAACTCATTAACCTGTATGATGAGGTTATCCAGCAAATACAAATCAACTTCTTGCTCACCATCGGACTGATTTTTGTGCTCTGGATGCTCGCCATGCGCTTTTTCAGACGACAAGGGGAAAAGCAAAGTGAAGACTTTCATGTTCGGGGCTATCAATACGCGGAGCCTAAACGACTGACCCAAGATTTAAAATTGCGGGCCAAAAAGCTGAAAAAGCAAGGCGTCGGTAACGGGCGTATCTCGGATTTTAAGGTCGATGGGCTTGCGTTGTTTAAACACGAATTTGAGGTGCAGCACCTACTCGCCGATGGTACTACGGGGGCCGGTAAATCCGTGTTGCTGAGAAAGCTTTTAACCTGGATACGCAAGCGTGGGGATAAGGCCATTGTTTACGATAAAGGCTGCACCTTCACCAGTAAGTTCTTTGACCCAAGCCAAGACACACTGCTTAACCCGTTTGATGAACGTTGTGCCAACTGGGATGTGTGGTGTGACGCGAAGGATGCCCCTGATTTTGAGAACATCGCTAACGCGCTCATTCCCCAACACGGCGAAGGCGACCCATTCTGGGTGGATTCCGCGCGCACCATCTTCTCCAGCGCCGCGTATCAAATGAGCCAAGACGACAAACCGTGCTCAACCGCCCGATTACTCAGCCTCATTTTAACCTCTGAGCTTGAAACGCTGGGCAATTTCTTACAAGGAACCGAATCGGCCTCACTGGTCTCCAAGGACATCAAAAAGACCGCCATCTCCATCAAGTCGGTGCTGGCCACCTACATAAAAAGTCTGCGTTTTTTAGATGGATTGGATGACAAAGACGCCAAAGGCAAACACAAACGCAAACCGTTTTCTATTACCGACTGGGTACAAGATGACAAACAAAAAGGCTTTTTGTTCTTATCCAGTAATGCGCAGCAACACCCCTCATTGCGTCCGCTCATCTCAACATGGCTTACCATCGCTTCCAATGCTATTTTGGGCTTGAAGGCCGATGACAACCGGCGTATTTGGGTCATCATGGATGAGATGCCGAGTTTACATAAACTGCCAGAGCTGGATAACATCATCTCAGAGGTGCGTAAATTTGGGGGGTGCTATGTGATTGGTCTCCAGTCTTACGCTCAATTGGTTAAGACTTACGGCAAAAACACCGCGGATGTGATTTTTGATTTGCTCAACACCCGCTTCTATTTTCGCGCACCGTCGGCACAAATGGCGCAGATTTCATCCAAAGATTTAGGGGAGCAAGAAGTGGACGTATCGAGAGAAAACATCTCTTATGGTGCAAACGCCTTGCGTGACGGGGTCTCCATTGGACATCAGACCGTGACTCGCCCGGTGGTGTCGAGCAGTGAAATACAAGCCATGGATGATTTACAATGTTACTTACGCGTCCCCGGTAGCAGCTTCATCACTCAACTGGATTTACACTTTGATAAGAGACGCGATGTAACGCCCGCGTTCATCAAGCGAGATTATACGTTCTCGCCTGCGATGATACGGGCGTATCAAGAAGCGGTGTATTGTGAATGCGTAGCCCCTGGACTGTTTCTTAGTGAAGAGGACCGGGATGTACTGGCGAAAAGGCAATCAAAGCAGTTTGATACCCCCGAAGAGATGACGCTTGAGACCGACCAAATCAAAGCGGCCACCCAAAGCGACGCGGTCAAACATCTCGCAAGCGAAGAAGCCGCTAAGCTCAACGCCGAGAGTGACTATCAAGAGCGCGCTCAGGCAGAGCTTGAAGAGTCTACGATATCTCAAGATATTGAAATCACGGATGCTTACGATTAA